One window of the Trifolium pratense cultivar HEN17-A07 linkage group LG2, ARS_RC_1.1, whole genome shotgun sequence genome contains the following:
- the LOC123904661 gene encoding uncharacterized protein LOC123904661 translates to MADDPPRNEGGGAGIRPCHNSPRRLAHLARPPRGARQTEMKTGLLQLLYANPFTGLSHEDPYNHLVKFYEIAGSLGAPEAEEEAVFMRMFPHSLIGKAKDWYLDLPAQVMTNWNTLEEKFLERFFPHHKFMESKTSIAVFSQGSNETLCEAWDRYKAMLRKCPNHGFDELTQIHIFRNGLLQDSKLLLDATAGGSLLSLSAADATTIIEKMSLSDRQSERSKTQRKPGILELDTSDAMLAQNKLLTNTVEELSKQMSKIITLQEGAGKAKQVASCELCTGDHPTGHCPPSHEEVNFMANQQRQSQYPNNAGYQRGNNSNYGQGWRQDVGSSNRQRQYESYSQPPVQQTQNSNLEEALRSFIEMQTKQNQQQNQFVQETQVYQRGNDAVLRNLETQIGQIAKEMANNKNQGGSFTANTEPNPKEQCKSITTRSGKEVGKGIGDNLRKEEEVMRRADEEEVGEKKEVEVRKEKSSLPQHLPYPHAPSKKDKERQYARFLDIFKKLQINIPFSEALEQMPTYAKFMKEILTKKRRYNDDEVIQLDASCSAIIQRTLPTKEKDPGRVTLPVTIGNVNVGKALIDLGSSINLIPLSVIQRVGGLDITRTRMTLQLADKSITRPSGMAEDVLVKVDKFMFPIDFVVMDIEEDDDVPLILGRPFMKTARMMIDIDDGVMKVRVQDEEI, encoded by the exons ATGGCTGACGATCCGCCACGTAACGAAGGTGGAGGTGCCGGTATAAGGCCATGTCACAACAGTCCACGGAGACTTGCTCATCTTGCAAGGCCTCCCAGAGGTGCAAGACAAACGGAGATGAAAACCGGACTCTTGCAATTGTTATATGCTAACCCTTTTACAGGTTTGTCACATGAAGATCCGTACAACCATTTGGTCAAATTCTATGAAATTGCCGGTTCACTTGGTGCTCCTGAAGCGGAGGAGGAAGCGGTGTTCATGAGAATGTTTCCACATTCATTGATAGGAAAGGCCAAAGATTGGTACCTTGATTTACCAGCTCAAGTCATGACAAATTGGAATACTTTGGAAGAGAAGTTTCTTGAACGGTTCTTTCCACATCATAAATTCATGGAGTCAAAGACATCAATTGCGGTGTTTTCTCAAGGCTCCAATGAGACTCTATGTGAAGCATGGGATCGATACAAAGCAATGCTGCGTAAATGCCCTAATCATGGATTTGATGAACTAacccaaattcatatttttaggaATGGTCTTTTGCAGGATTCAAAGCTCCTTTTAGATGCAACAGCAGGTGGTTCTCTTTTATCATTAAGTGCTGCAGATGCTACGACTATCATTGAAAAAATGTCACTTAGTGATCGACAAAGTGAACGCAGCAAAACTCAAAGGAAGCCTGGGATTCTTGAACTTGATACTTCAGATGCTATGTTAGCTCAAAACAAGCTTCTTACTAACACGGTGGAAGAGCTATCAAAACAAATGTCTAAGATAATCACCTTACAAGAAGGAGCGGGGAAAGCAAAGCAAGTAGCATCTTGTGAATTATGCACCGGAGATCATCCAACTGGTCATTGTCCTCCATCTCATGAAGAGGTGAACTTCATGGCAAATCAACAAAGACAGAGTCAGTATCCGAATAATGCTGGCTATCAAAGGGGAAACAACTCAAACTATGGTCAAGGTTGGAGACAAGATGTTGGCTCATCAAATAGGCAAAGACAATATGAAAGCTACAGTCAACCACCGGTACaacaaactcaaaattcaaatttggaagaagCTTTGAGATCATTCATAGAGATGCAGaccaaacaaaatcaacaacaaaatcagtTTGTGCAAGAAACTCAAGTCTACCAAAGAGGCAATGATGCGGTGTTAAGAAATCTTGAGACTCAGATTGGTCAAATAGCAAAAGAAATGGCCAATAACAAAAATCAAGGAGGATCATTTACAGCCAACACCGAACCGAATCCAAAAGAACAATGCAAGTCAATTACAACAAGAAGCGGTAAGGAAGTTGGCAAGGGAATAGGTGATAATTTGAGGAAGGAAGAGGAGGTTATGAGACGAGCAGATGAAGAGGAGGTTGGAGAAA AGAAGGAGGTTGaagtgagaaaagaaaagagtagTTTACCTCAACATCTGCCATATCCACATGCTCCATCAAAGAAGGATAAAGAAAGGCAGTATGCAAGGTTTTTGGATAtctttaaaaaattgcaaattaacATTCCATTTTCCGAAGCCTTGGAGCAGATGCCAACATATGCAAAATTCATGAAAGAAATCCTTACCAAGAAGAGAAGgtacaatgatgatgaagttattCAACTTGATGCAAGCTGTAGTGCCATTATTCAACGAACTCTtccgacaaaagaaaaagatccgGGGAGAGTCACGTTGCCGGTTACCATTGGTAATGTGAATGTTGGAAAAGCCCTTATTGATTTAGGGTCAAGCATTAATCTTATTCCTTTATCGGTGATTCAACGGGTTGGTGGTCTTGACATCACCCGTACAAGAATGACGTTGCAACTTGCTGATAAATCCATCACTCGTCCATCGGGAATGGCTGAAGATGTTCTTGTAAAAGTTGATAAGTTTATGTTCCCTATAGACTTTGTGGTGATGGATATTGAAGAGGATGATGATGTTCCGTTAATTCTTGGAAGGCCATTCATGAAAACTGCTCGTATGATGATTGATATTGATGACGGGGTGATGAAAGTTCGAGTTCAAGATGAGGAA ATTTGA